One Phoenix dactylifera cultivar Barhee BC4 unplaced genomic scaffold, palm_55x_up_171113_PBpolish2nd_filt_p 000492F, whole genome shotgun sequence DNA window includes the following coding sequences:
- the LOC108511670 gene encoding 60S acidic ribosomal protein P1-like: protein MSDQIATLSTGELACSYAAVLLHDDGIPITMIGTLVKAANSKIDSYWAPLFAKLLEKRSVNDLILSVGFDLNSILIGGYQIVWGCIGTRPYDT, encoded by the exons ATGTCGGATCAA ATCGCCACCTTGTCCACCGGAGAGCTCGCCTGTAGCTACGCCGCTGTCCTCCTCCACGATGATGGCATCCCCATCACG ATGATCGGTACCCTGGTGAAGGCCGCGAACTCGAAGATCGACTCCTATTGGGCGCCCCTCTTTGCAAAGCTTCTCGAGAAGAGGAGTGTCAATGACCTCATCTTGAGCGTCGGATTCGATTTGAACTCCATTCTCATTGGAGGATATCAGATTGTTTGGGGGTGCATTGGAACTCGACCATATGATACATGA